TATTTTTTTACATTATGAAAAATATTATAGCTACTATAAATCAAATTTTATTGTTTATCTAGTGTTATAACATTTTTATAAATGTTCATTTTTTTTTACAATAACAGTAATAGCTTAAATAATTGTCATTTTTTACCAATAACACGATGTGCAGATTGAATAACTTCATCTGGCAATATAACGCCTTGACGTTTAGCTGCGTCTAGGTTAATAACTAAATGGGTCTCTTGTCCTGTTTCAGGCTCTATCTGACCAGGCTTTTCACCATTTAGGATTCGAATAACTAATTTACCTGACTGGCGACCTACATCGTAATAACTCATACCAAATGCTGCAACAGCACCTCGGTCAATGGCATCTGGAAAAGAAGCTAACAATGGAATCTTATTTTCATTAGCGACTTTTACTAATGATTCATAAGCGGAAACAACATTATTGTCCGTTGTTGTATAGATAAGATCTACTTTGCTTTTAAGGTTTTTTGCTGCAGTAGGAATATCTGCGGTACGTTGTGCGGGGATAGCGATAATATTAATATTTTGCTTAGCTAATTGCTCTTGTAATTCTTTTAATACAATAGTTGAATTGATCTCTCCTGGACTATAAACATATCCTACCGACTTAAGGTTTGGCACGATTTTTTTCATAAATGCAATTTGTTGCG
The genomic region above belongs to Orbaceae bacterium lpD02 and contains:
- a CDS encoding ABC transporter substrate-binding protein yields the protein MLRNLFISLLYLTIATIIPMVCHATQVKIVAITAIVEHPSLNEIRDGVKDELIAQGYKLNDNLIVQYQSAQGNSANAAQIAKQFVANKPDVIVAIATPSAQAVAASTRIIPLVFAGITDPVAAKLIKSFSPTGTNITGVSDYLEIPQQIAFMKKIVPNLKSVGYVYSPGEINSTIVLKELQEQLAKQNINIIAIPAQRTADIPTAAKNLKSKVDLIYTTTDNNVVSAYESLVKVANENKIPLLASFPDAIDRGAVAAFGMSYYDVGRQSGKLVIRILNGEKPGQIEPETGQETHLVINLDAAKRQGVILPDEVIQSAHRVIGKK